The genomic window GCCTCCGGTTCCAGCAGGTTACCAGCCATGCTCCTGATGATAGACAACTACGACTCCTTCACCTACAACATCGTCCAGTATCTTGGCGAACTGGGCGAGGAGGTGAAGGTTTTCCGCAACGACAAGATCACCCTTGACGAGATCGAGGCGCTCGCGCCCGACCGGATCGTGGTGTCCCCCGGGCCGTGTTCGCCCGAGGAGGCAGGCATCTCGGTCGAGGCGATCCGCCGCTTCGCCGGCAAGATCCCGATCCTGGGCGTCTGCCTGGGGCACCAGTCCATCGGCTACGCCTTCGGCGGCAAGATCATCCGGAGTGCGACCCTGATGCACGGCAAGACCTCGCCCATCCATCACGACGGTCAGGGGCTTTTCAAGGGGCTTCCGAACCCGTTCGCCGCCACCCGCTACCACTCCCTCATCGTCGAGCGCGATACGCTTCCCGCCGAGCTGGAGGTAACCGCCTGGGTTGAGGAGGGGGAGATCATGGGGATGCGGCACCGCACCCTTCCGCTCTGGGGGGTGCAGTTCCACCCGGAATCCATACTCACCCAAGGGGGGATGGACCTTTTGAAGAACTTCCTCGAGATGTCGAGATAGTACCCGGCCGGGACAGCTCTCCCGGCCTTTAAATTCTTTTGTGAAGGAGTCGCTATGATTCGCAAGGCAATAGCACGCGTGGTCGAGAGGGAAAACCTGAGCGAGGCGGAGATGATCGAGGTAATGGACCAGATCATGTCCGGTGGCGCTACGCCCGCACAGATCG from Geomonas ferrireducens includes these protein-coding regions:
- a CDS encoding anthranilate synthase component II, which translates into the protein MLLMIDNYDSFTYNIVQYLGELGEEVKVFRNDKITLDEIEALAPDRIVVSPGPCSPEEAGISVEAIRRFAGKIPILGVCLGHQSIGYAFGGKIIRSATLMHGKTSPIHHDGQGLFKGLPNPFAATRYHSLIVERDTLPAELEVTAWVEEGEIMGMRHRTLPLWGVQFHPESILTQGGMDLLKNFLEMSR